The genomic DNA GTACAATTACTTTGTTTAGGTAAGACAAATAAAGATGCtataaagctcatgtgtgaacaTAGGACTGGACCTTGCGCAGTACCAGTGACTGCGGACTGTTCATGAGACTTGTATTAGATTACCATAGTGTTTTTGTGCTTaccaaaagaaattgcatgcatttGTAATAAAACATAAAGGCGTAATGTAAGTAACAGACTTTGCATTGATTTTGATAAGGCGCAGAGGCCACTTAGTACAAAGCTGCTAAGATTACATTTTTAGGATAAATAAGATACTTAAGTTAATGCGCATGTAAGTAGCTATCCTTGTATCATATGTTGACAAGTTGAGGAACCTGCCAAATATAAAGGAAAATAAGATTACATGCGCGGTGCACCTTCTTGGACCATTAAGTTTGCTTCGCTTTCTTGTTGCGTGGCCCTTCGTCTCCGCGGGTGATCTGGCGGATCTGTTTCCGCATGGTTTGCACCAAATGTGTAAGCTCCCCACTTTTGAGTGCTTTTTCTATTTCGGTGCGCAGGCTGATACAGTTATCAGTGGTGTGACCTGtatccttgtgatactcacaaaaAAGATTTGGATCTTGTCCCCGCTTGTTCTTCATCCGCTGTGGCGGTTTAAATTGGTAGTGTTCAGTGCTGAGTACCTCCGCGGGCGTTTTGGTGAGAGGTTTGACTTTTAGTTATGCATGCTAGTTCAACCGTGTATACCATGTTACCATGTTGGATTTGAGAAATACTTTTTATACTTATGCCATGTGTCTAAAACTAGTGTACTCGCCAATACgtttgtattgaactatgctttcaaaacatgttgcaggtttatgATGATTTTTGATGATCCACGGAacttagtaggatgcctagaaacgCACCAAACTCGAATTCATGCTTAGTAGTTTAGACGTTCTATACTTGTTGTAATTTAATGTATTTTGTAACAAACAATGTTGTATTTCCTTTCCTTGTACTTGAattgttatgaaatgaaatgaaatcaattttatttaaatgttgtcgcaaatagtgttatgaagtctcgaacaatctcgttttcgtctcatttcaatgtttccgccatcagttggggtgtgacaggtaggTTTTGGACGTGCGAGTTGTCCGCTACCGTACCCAATTGAGAGCGTGCACTAAACGGTGGGAAAGGAATTCGTTGATCAGCCATCGATCAAGAATAACAGCTaagaaagaagatgaaaagtGATTGTAAAAAacgtgggcgccaatgaagaaacaccaaACTAAACAAGTGTTTAGTTTGTGGTTTGTGCCTCGACAAATAAAGGTTAATCATTGAATATGGTCCCGCACGCGACCTGAGGTTAACTCGAATAGTCGGCACAGGATTTAGGACCATACCCTTTCACTCATTGAAGCGGTCACCGATGGTGCCCCTAGTAGGGATGAGCAATTGGTATAAAATACCGTCTCGATCCCATCCCGATCCCGATCCTGAAATCCCGATCCCAAATTTTTTTTCGGTACCAAAAACGGTATCCACTTTTTGGTATTTTCGGTATTGGTATGGTACGGTATCGGTTAAATACCGAATTTTACCCTtaaaataccgataccgtaccgacATATTTCGGTATTGGTATCGATATCAAGTTTACACAAAATTGGGGATCGGTATTTTTCAGGATCGGGACGGTATCGGTAGTTGCTCATCCCTAGCCCCTAGTAGTGGCTTTTCTAGAGATAGACTTATGTTCCCGAGTCATTTAAGATGGGGAGGTGAGGGGAGGGGAAGGAAAATTTTCTCTCCTAATTTCTTCAATTTGGGAGGATGAATATATGGTCATATTTGGCCATATTTTCTTCCCTTTTCCCTCCCTCTGCTAAATGAAACTCGGAAACAtaatttttcatattttcatctcttttccctcccctcccctcccctgtTAAATGAGTCTCGAATGAGTCTCGGGAAGAGAGCGTAAGAGAAAGAAAGAGAATACCATAGCGAGGGGTGGAGATATTGCGGCAGCGTTTAGCAAGAGAAGaagatttgttgttttttcaGCTGAATCCGGTAGCTGTGATGATGTTTTGTCGTCTCCATGAGAGAGGGGCGGAGGACGACCGATCATTTCTCCGCACAGAGTTTCTCCCGCCATGGCAACCATACCGATTCTACAAATCAGGTTTAATTTTCACCTACTCTACTTATCTTCATTCACGTTAAGAACAAGCAAGGTTAAGGTTACAAAAAATCGGCTTACAATTTTTGAATAAAAATTTGATGTTGTGTCTCATGAGGTGGGCTATGCGATGAGTTTTGTGTTTCCAGTAGCtgattactttttttttttttttttgcatagtTGATTTGGCTTGAACCTTTTGAGAAATTAGTGATTTAATTAGGGTTTCGTATATATGTTTACATGATTACTTGCAGGGAGGAAAAGGGAGTTTGGTGCAACATTGTTCAACTTTAGTGCAACTTTTGGTCATGGATGCCAAGGTTATTGTTAGCTTCGAAAATGAGAACTAGAACAGTTATGTTTCGTATTTCATGTTATATAGTCATCTATTGATTTTTTTGTTTCTCTGTCTGTATATAGAAAGTGGCAACACGATGAAGATCGGCGACCTAGAGTTCTGTCGAGTGCACCTGATAAGTGATAACCATACGAACCTACATGTTCCAAAATCAAGTTGGTCGGTGCCATTTAAGCCAAGGGTACTATTAAGGTTACCGTTTTCAAATCATTTTTTCTAATTAGCCAATAGTCTGATTATgtattttcttaaaaaaattgaagcagattttatttttattttttattgacAGGCTTAAACTCTTGACCTCTAGGGAAGCAACACCATAACTCTAATGGCTTTGCCAAGGATCTATGTTTCATACTTTCAGAGGTTTGTATTACAATTTTGTTAATTAGTTTATTACTATAATAAACAATGGAATACTCTCTTCTGTTGATAATTTACGTTCGATTTTCTTTATTTTGTATTTTAACTCTCTTATGAGTTACATAACTTGcaacatatattaaaaaaattactgGGAGCAATTCCTTATCGATTTAGAATGACTTTCGTTGAAGAAGGTATGTGTTTTTATCCCCAATTGCAGATTTTGGATTTCTAATTGGCATTATATGCCGTTCTGCAGATTAGGGACATAAATTGTCTAATATTATGATCTGAAGGTGATATCAAAGTACTCGGCATATGCAGTGGTTGGAGGAACGACATTGTGGTTGCCGGTCAACATGTTGAAACAAGATTTGAGTGAAATTCGGCGGAAGCTGATTTTGACGAATTTGAGTATGACAGTACACGAAAACGGATCCCACGGCATGAGATTATGGCGAGAAAGTCGGCGAGCACGAGGTAGTTTTCTGTTCATGAAGGTGTGGTCAATCCTTTTGATATTATATGACTTATATGATGATAAATATGTAGAATTATGttggttttttttaatatatCGATGACCCCTTATAATATTAATACAAATATGATGATCATCCGCCTTCTTATTCTTAAAATAAAAGGATTCTATGTCACATTCAACCATCCTAAAGCATGATATTAGTGCCTCTTTATAGTTTGTAGTACATTTTTTGAAAGAATATGTTAGCATAGTAGTTTTATATGCTCCTTTCGTTTTTGCCATTTCCTATCGACATCAGACGCCTTTTGTCCTTAATAGAGGTGCCATGAAATTCATCGTCAACCCGGGTCTTCAACAACACTGCCAAAACAACAAATACCATCGGCACACCACCTGTCAAATCCACCTCAGCTACAACTCAAGCAACTCCAATTCCCAACACACCAGCTGCAACTGAAGATGAACACGCATCCGCGAAACAACAACTTTTCCAAACACCAGGTATGTACTTATTTAGTTCACTAAGAAGTTTAGTTCATTTGACAGCACATGGGTTATGGCAGTGTAATCATAGTTTATAGTGTATCGAAACACATACCCAACGCTTAAGACTGCTGCTATTGGCATTGGTTTAGGCGTTTGACAGAAAAAATGAGGTGTTCCTACTAGCATGTTGGAGGCTATGACGGCGCAGAAACTATTTTGGTACATCACTACTTAGTGACTTGCTAAGTTTGCGGTGTTGCTTTATAGATAATCAAAATGGTATGATACTCCTTTCCGAAGGCTGGTCGAGTTATTGGTGGGTTGTTTCAAGATCCAAGTGGAAGAATATATCATGGGATAGCAGGTCGAAAGGAGTTGAAGACAAGATTTCTATGTGGGTTCTCATAGTGGTTAGGTTATGCTCTACTTTGATGTATTGTAGTTTAATTGGTTTTTTGGTGTTGTTGCTGACCTGCTGCGACTATCTTGGTACATCACTACTTAGTGACTTGCTAAGTTTGCGGTGTTGCTTTTAGGATAATAAGATATCCTAAAAAATAGTTGTCTGCTGACTTTAAACAACACAAAAGGACAAGGCTAAAAGTCGAGCACTCAAGTTTTGGAAATAGTCTTATGCATAGTTATTTAATGCGCCAGACGTGCTCAAGGCACATAGGCATCAACTGGGGCCTAGGCACAAGGCACAAAAAAACGAGGGCCTGAGAAAAGAAAAGCGCACGATGAAAAAAAATGagaaatatattatgtattagaaaaataataatattcttcaaatgaaataaacaaaccctattatataacatttaatatcatatattttgtaccaaaagttctaaaatattTAGTGTACTGGTATAGAAAAGTAGTTTGCCTTAGATAAAAGTAGAAACCTAGCTAGAATTTTGCCGatatttagagaatttggccggaaaaATATCAGAAATCTAGGAATCTCGTTGAAATATGTGCCCAAACCATCACCTGAAGAATTAAAGTGCAACTGCCTCGACTTGAAGTGCAATTGTCTCGCCTCGCCTGGAAAATGGGcataggcgcaagaggcgatgacTTTTAACAACTATGGTCTTATGTTTTGTTCACTACATCATAAGCAAATGAGTAACCTTTGGGTTTTGTTTTTGGTTGAATGTCAGTTTCAAGTGTACGATATGTTTTGTTATGATATGTTTTGATATTCGCGTCAAGTCTATTTATTTGATAAATAGAAAAATATAAGATTGTCGAGTTAAAGAGATTAGCGCGAAAACCAAACATGAGAGTTAAACTATTAGGCGATCGTGGTGGAATCTGCAGTGCACAGGGGTTAAATCTAGTTAAGACAATTTATAATAACTCTGTGGTCTACAAGTGACCAGGTTGGCCGCCCAAGAGGGTATGAGTATGTCACAAGTAGGGCTGGCAATGGGTAACCTGTAGGTAACCTGCTAAGACAGGATAACAGAAAAGTACACCATGTgactttttacgtttttaaaaataatcaaaatttgaaaGTTAGGATCTATTATTTCTCCTTCTAGGTGCATAAAATATAGATCTGTCTTATAGACATtggatataaagtagttaaatgagtcgtattcatgtttaaaatttttgttgttCGCGTTTTCAGATACCTGTTAAACCTgctaagacacgatttgccagccctAGTCACAAGTGATGGTTACATCGGAATTGTTTAAACTTCATACTATAAAGGTTGTTTCGATATGCATATTTCTTTGAATTTAATTATTTTGAAGTAATCTATATTTGTTTATGAAATTATAatcaattatttattaattatttaaccAAAGTGATAAACCATTTTTATTTGCTTATTACAAAAACTAATTGACGTAATATAAGATTTTGCTATTATTATTACAAAAGCTAAATTTGATACATTTGGGTAGGTGTTTGCCAGTTTGGGTGTTATATTATGGAAACATAACAAGATACGCCAAAGAGATTTTCAAGGATATAAGTCGATCTACTTTGTATACAATACCATGAGCATGTTGATTATATAGCTAAACAAGTTCGATCCGTGTACCTTATTTAAACCTACACACCACATTTATAACCACTACAAGAAACTCTTAATTCTGGTTTCTTCTTATTAGTTACCTTTGGTCTTCTTCATATTCCAAGCATCTAATGTTTTGATAACTACGTCATTACTTCCATTATTGAACACATATAAATGAGCTTCTTTCTTAACATGAAAGTGCGGGTACACTCTAGCCGTAATGCATGCTCTTCCATCAGCTCCAAAACTCTCAACCACCGAATGATCTACCTGCAAAGAGTGAAGTCAAAGTGGAATTAGAAACTTACGAAAGAACTTTTCATTAAACACTAAGACCATCCATAGTGGAAGTCAAATTGGGCGTTTTTGCCCCATTCACGCCCAAAAACGCCCTCACACCGCCCCCTTGGGagtttttttgcattttttttggTTGGACCTGTAGATTAAAAGGCGGATGAAAAATTGATGGACCAATAAGAAATTTCCAACTCATTTATGATAATATTATATGTTTTATTTCTCTAAAAAGCTAATAATTAGGTAATCATTGTTGGGTTGgggcattataccactacactcattttagaaaaacgcctcATAATACTCCATTACTGACTGGACCACCACATGGTGAAAAATGCCCAAGGGTCTTCCTtttccactacacatggtctaacctAGTTTCTCCGGTGTTCCACTAAATCACTCAAAATTTCCTTATTGTTCTATTGTTActactaggggtgttcaaaacataatatccgaatccgaatttcggatatccgaaattttcgcataccagatttcactatccgtatccaaaatttcggatatccgatcggattgtGAATCATATATCCGAATATCcagttttttatttaatttttaattttttattatttttttatattcgGAACTAGATATTTCGGATTTCCGAATATAAGCTTTCGGATACTTTTCAGATATTTCGGataattttcggatattttcggatattcggatatccgaaaaaataaaaattaaattttcggatatttcggatatccggaatatccgaaaatttttaaaatcactatccgaatctgAAAATTCGGATATTCGAAATTTCGGATTCAGATATCGGATATTTCGAATCaaattttcggatacggataattttgaacacccctagttactgcaacatatttatttttttttgttactgACCTAGTTAAACGAATGTTGGTTACTAttctgtaatttttttttaaattcaaattgAAGTAGGAGGCAATTGTGAAGAAAAAATTCATTAAATGATAACCATGTTTTATAATTATTCATGTTAAGTCGACTTAAAAAAATCatgtcccccgttaaaaaaacttaacggtgTTAAGCTTTTTTctaaattacaaacagattttttagggcttttgattagaacgacgatacgagtccattgatgtaaaacttgcctcgaaacggtgctccaaacgatgaaaacggtgcttcaattcgggtgtttaaattatcaattaaccaaaatcaagtcacttggagcaccatttcgaagtaagttttacatcaatggactcatatcatcgttctgatcaaaagtcctaaaaaatctgtttgtaatttggaaaaaaagcttaaccctgttaagtttttttaacgggggaccattgtaggaaaaataggtgaaaggtgggactggtggggggaatattctgaggtgggattattaatggtcAATAAGGTTTAGGTGaaattattacaggccaattccccctAAATAAATATTAACCAAGTTTCATATATACTTGAATTAAGTCATttaacttcaaaaaaaaaaattacattataAAAAGTTTCACAACAATAGAACATTAATGAAACTTTAAATGATTTTTGTAGTTACAAAAATAGAATTATGATTCACTTTATTAGAACATTATTAAAACTGAGTTATTAATCTATGATTTTAACCCAATATTGAGCTTTAACAAGGATAAGAAAAAACAAATTTTCATACCAAGCTCCTAAGTGAGATCATGTCATCTTCATGATCCATGTGTATAAAAGCTCCATATGTGGTTTTATCAATCCCTTCTCTCAGCGAAGACCTGCAAAAGTTTAAAGTGCATAAAATGCGAAGATGTGAATCACCTAAAGTAAGTGAACACTGATATCAATATATGAGTATGAACCTGCTTTGATCACTACACATTAAAACAATAAACTTGTGGTTGTCTTTAAATACACGGAAGAAGACTGCAGTTTGTTCGGTTAAATCTTGAGAAGCCATAACTAATAAGCCGAATGGCCCTGCTCGACCACTGGCGCTTGCTGTCTTTGTACTACATAGAGTTTGAGGATCATCCCACTTCGGGTCGAAAACCTCGGCCTCTTCTATTTTGGGCAGGTTAAAGGACAGTTGTATGTCAACCTAGGCATAGAAAATTAATCAATGGCTAAGAAACGTGATAATTATAAGAGGAAATTGGTAAAAGAAGTAACCTGTGAGGCTGTGATGCCTGTAACTTCAAATAATGATTTTCCTTTGAGCTTCTTGTTAGAGTAAGTAACATGCTTCTCGCGCAATTTTTCAGTTTCCTCAATGGGCCACTGTACTAGCTGCCTTCCAGCGTCACTAAGATACACTTGGCGAGGGATGGACTGCAAAATCCCATCGAAACGATTCAGTAGGAAATATTAGATGGTATATATTTTTCATTGTCTATTGTATTTATTTTTACAAGGATATGATTTGATCATAACTTGCGGTTCGCTGACTGTAAAAATAACTTTTCTTAAGAAACTAACGCTAAAATGAGTCGCATTTTAACTAGTTTGGAAAATATTGTTACCTGGATTCCAGCCCATCCTTTCTTAATATCATCAGATGAGCTATCCGACTCGTTAATCCAACCCCACAGTATTCTCCTCTTCTTCACACTGTCGTAAAATGTCTTTGATGCATAAAACTTTCCATAGTCATATCTCCAGTCTGAGGTACTTCCAGTAAGACCTTTACTTTCTGGCACAAACTTGTCCTTGTTAGAATCATAGCTTCCGATTGCATAGTAGTCGTGTGATTGAAAGCTCGCTTTCAGCACATACTTTATGTTCTTCCCATTCACTGAATTATCTAGCCCATGTCTGCTGTTGACAGACACAGGATAAAAGTCTGGACACTCCCAAATCCCAGTATTCATCCCAAAATAAAGTGGATCGTCATGCAAAATCCAGTGAACAAAATCTTTACTGCGATATAGAATCGCGACTCCTAGATTACCTCTCAGACCACCTACAGCCACCCTCCAATTCCCATCTTTGCCCTTCCAAGCTGTAGTGGGATCGCGAAAGTTATCTGGTGTAACCCCCTTCGGCGGAGTCATTAAAGGATTACCAGAATACTTTATCCATTCTTTAAGAAAAGGATCTGATAAGTTTTTAGGCTTTGCTAGGTTCTGAACTTGTTGATTATTAGCGTCGAGTCCAGTGTACAAAACAACCGGTTTGTTTCCTGGAAGGATTGTTGTAGAACCTGAATAGCAACTGTTGATGTCGAATGGATCAGTTGGGACGAGGGCGTTGTTGAGATGAATCCAGTTGGTTAAATCACGGGAGACAGAATGCCCCCATACGATTGGTTTCTTAAAAACGGCACCTTTCGGATTGTACTGGTAGAATAAATGATAGAATCCTTTGTAATACACCGGACCTACAGTTTGAAATGAATAATTTGTGAAAACATAACCATTCAATCAGTCAAATATTGAAATCTTGCAAAGTTATAAATTGTAGGAACTTTAGACATTACCATTAGGATCTGTAAGGGCAAATCCATGCAAAGATACAAATGCATGCAAAGAAAGAATGAAACCAGATGTGAGTTCTAAGGTTTTTAAATACTAAAATATACAAACAGCAACGTATATAATTGTTGTTATGTTGCAATGATATATTAATTACCGTTTATCCAGTTATGTGGAGGCCGG from Helianthus annuus cultivar XRQ/B chromosome 7, HanXRQr2.0-SUNRISE, whole genome shotgun sequence includes the following:
- the LOC110869298 gene encoding beta-fructofuranosidase, insoluble isoenzyme CWINV3; this translates as MKTFVFCIIYLCCVLHSNGTDIHDTFYVASLSHDQIVKNQQGKPSFHLRPPHNWINDPNGPVYYKGFYHLFYQYNPKGAVFKKPIVWGHSVSRDLTNWIHLNNALVPTDPFDINSCYSGSTTILPGNKPVVLYTGLDANNQQVQNLAKPKNLSDPFLKEWIKYSGNPLMTPPKGVTPDNFRDPTTAWKGKDGNWRVAVGGLRGNLGVAILYRSKDFVHWILHDDPLYFGMNTGIWECPDFYPVSVNSRHGLDNSVNGKNIKYVLKASFQSHDYYAIGSYDSNKDKFVPESKGLTGSTSDWRYDYGKFYASKTFYDSVKKRRILWGWINESDSSSDDIKKGWAGIQSIPRQVYLSDAGRQLVQWPIEETEKLREKHVTYSNKKLKGKSLFEVTGITASQVDIQLSFNLPKIEEAEVFDPKWDDPQTLCSTKTASASGRAGPFGLLVMASQDLTEQTAVFFRVFKDNHKFIVLMCSDQSRSSLREGIDKTTYGAFIHMDHEDDMISLRSLVDHSVVESFGADGRACITARVYPHFHVKKEAHLYVFNNGSNDVVIKTLDAWNMKKTKGN